Within the Tessaracoccus flavescens genome, the region ACGCGTGCGGAGGCCGCCTACCGGCGTTCAGTCGCGGCCTTCAGGAACCCGATGCTCGACCTGCTCCACGGTCGATACGCCCCCTTCGTCGTCGCCGCGCTCTCGGTCGTGTTCACCCCCGACCGACCGACCGTCGCCGTCTCCGACGCCCACGCCGAGATCGGCGAGACCATCGACCAGCTCCGCGCCGCCGGCTATGACGACGACGAGCGACGACTCCCCTCAGGTACCGCCCGCGAGATCTGCCGACACTGGGTCAAGGTCGGCTGGCTCGTCCCGCAGATCGAGGACGACGTCGAGGTCTACCGGCTCTCCGCCCAGGCCGTCGGAGCGCTCGAGGTCGCTGGCCGCGCAGGCGGCGGCCGCACCCGCGTCACCAAGTCCCGCGTCCGCACCCTGCTCGAGTCCGTCGACCGGCTCAGCCTCGACGCCGACGACAACCCCGAGGTGCGCCTCGCCAAGCTCCGCAAGGAACGCGACGACCTCGACGCCGAGATCGCCCGCCTCGAGGGCGGCGGCCCCGTCGAACCGGCCGACGAGGAGCAGCTGCTCGAGGAGGCGGAGAACATCCTCCACCTCGCCCGCGAGCTGCCCGCCGACTTCTCCCGCGTCGCCGAGTCCATCAAGGCCATGCAGCGCGACGTCGTCACCGATCTGCGCCAGGACATCCGCCCCACCGGCGAGGTCCTGCGCGAGTACCTCCAACGCGGCCAGCACGTCATGCAGGCCACCCCCGAGGGCCGCGCGTTCGCGGGGGCGCTTCGCCTGATCGGCGAGCCCGAACACATCGACCAACTCTCCAACCAGCTCGCCGCCCTCATGGCCAAGCCGTTCGCCCGACTCCTCGACGACGAACAGCGCGCCGACCTGCGCGCCATCAGCCGCCGCGTCGAGCTCGGCGTCGAAGAGGTCCTGGCCGCGCAGCGCCGGGCAAGCCACGTCATCACCGCCCAGGTCCGCACCCACGACCCCATCCGCGACCGCCAGGTCGACGACCTCCTCCGCGACGTCATGGCCGGCCTCCAGACCTGGATGCAGACCTCCCGCCCCGGCGACCGCATCGACCCGCTGCGCAGCTTCCCCGTCGCCGACGTCGGCCACCTCCGCCAGTCGCTCAGCGACATCCGCCCACCCGGCGCGCCCGACCCGCTGCGTGACGGCGAGGACGACGAC harbors:
- a CDS encoding DUF3375 domain-containing protein, which encodes MSNTRAEAAYRRSVAAFRNPMLDLLHGRYAPFVVAALSVVFTPDRPTVAVSDAHAEIGETIDQLRAAGYDDDERRLPSGTAREICRHWVKVGWLVPQIEDDVEVYRLSAQAVGALEVAGRAGGGRTRVTKSRVRTLLESVDRLSLDADDNPEVRLAKLRKERDDLDAEIARLEGGGPVEPADEEQLLEEAENILHLARELPADFSRVAESIKAMQRDVVTDLRQDIRPTGEVLREYLQRGQHVMQATPEGRAFAGALRLIGEPEHIDQLSNQLAALMAKPFARLLDDEQRADLRAISRRVELGVEEVLAAQRRASHVITAQVRTHDPIRDRQVDDLLRDVMAGLQTWMQTSRPGDRIDPLRSFPVADVGHLRQSLSDIRPPGAPDPLRDGEDDDVDFLDADERSWGGPHYVELEKYVATLGDDFDLASAFEGGSREVRRPVDLLGLLEIAHRNGMTEGDDVSIVEALRPDGTSRRFAFGAVTARTTKEHPHD